One part of the Dyadobacter sp. 676 genome encodes these proteins:
- a CDS encoding Uma2 family endonuclease encodes MALFSGKQIDASAKSDEEPIPEFLIEVISPTDDAEKVEEKLAEYFSSSVKVVWHIYPDNEVVRLFFKKCQNLHRTGHLFGISGDGRF; translated from the coding sequence TTGGCCCTTTTCTCCGGTAAACAAATCGACGCCTCTGCCAAATCCGACGAAGAGCCCATTCCCGAATTTCTCATAGAAGTAATCTCACCGACCGACGACGCCGAAAAAGTCGAAGAAAAACTGGCTGAATACTTTAGTTCGTCCGTCAAAGTCGTTTGGCACATTTATCCCGACAACGAGGTAGTACGTTTATTCTTCAAAAAATGTCAAAATCTGCACAGAACAGGACATTTGTTCGGCATATCCGGTGATGGAAGATTTTGA